A DNA window from Halorubrum sp. DM2 contains the following coding sequences:
- the guaA gene encoding glutamine-hydrolyzing GMP synthase — translation MVETEEFIAEAKAEIREAIGDANAVIALSGGVDSSVAATLAYEAVGDQLTPVYVDTGLMRKGETEEIRETFSFMESLRVIEAQERFFDRLDGVTDPEEKRHVIGEGFIDEFETVARNVGADYLVQGTIYPDRIESEGNIKSHHNVGGLPDVVDFEGIVEPVRDLYKDEVREVARALGLEEVISERMPFPGPGLAVRIVGEVTPEKAEVAREATHVVEEELEEYDPWQAFAAVLGKATGVKGDNRVHGWVVAVRSVESRDGMTARAQELDWSTLQRIQSRITGENEDVARVVYDVTHKPPATIEYE, via the coding sequence ATGGTCGAGACGGAGGAATTCATCGCGGAGGCGAAAGCGGAGATCCGGGAGGCGATCGGCGACGCGAACGCCGTGATCGCCCTCTCCGGCGGCGTCGACTCCTCGGTCGCAGCGACGCTCGCGTACGAGGCGGTCGGCGACCAGCTCACCCCCGTCTACGTCGACACGGGGCTAATGCGCAAGGGCGAGACCGAGGAGATCCGCGAGACGTTCTCCTTCATGGAATCGCTCCGGGTGATCGAGGCGCAAGAGCGGTTCTTCGACCGCCTCGACGGCGTCACCGACCCGGAGGAGAAGCGGCACGTCATCGGCGAGGGGTTCATCGACGAGTTCGAGACGGTCGCCCGCAACGTCGGTGCCGACTACCTCGTTCAGGGGACGATCTACCCCGACCGCATCGAGTCCGAGGGGAACATCAAATCGCACCACAACGTCGGCGGGCTCCCCGACGTCGTCGACTTCGAGGGGATCGTCGAACCGGTGCGCGACCTCTACAAGGACGAGGTCCGCGAGGTCGCTCGCGCGCTCGGCCTCGAAGAAGTCATCTCCGAGCGGATGCCGTTCCCCGGTCCCGGGCTCGCCGTCCGGATCGTCGGCGAGGTGACGCCGGAGAAGGCCGAAGTCGCCCGCGAGGCGACGCACGTCGTCGAGGAGGAACTCGAGGAGTACGACCCGTGGCAGGCGTTCGCCGCGGTCCTCGGGAAGGCGACGGGCGTCAAGGGCGACAACCGCGTCCACGGCTGGGTCGTCGCCGTCCGCTCCGTCGAGAGCCGCGACGGGATGACCGCCCGCGCACAGGAGCTGGACTGGAGCACGCTCCAGCGGATCCAGAGCCGGATCACCGGCGAGAATGAGGATGTCGCGCGCGTCGTCTACGACGTGACCCACAAGCCGCCCGCGACGATCGAGTACGAGTGA
- a CDS encoding DUF309 domain-containing protein yields the protein MDDHTRDPGVAPPLGDPTGWHAGDSSAAASDDAPDARVVGGYWEHATLRRATEHGVRLFNDGAYHESHDCFEDEWYNYGRGTVESAFLHGMVQVAAGAHKRVDFESDAGMRSLFETALQYLDGVPGDFYGVDVDDVRETLRAALDDPAAIDGWQIRLDDARPPAYPADYEYAERVDERG from the coding sequence ATGGACGATCACACCCGCGACCCGGGCGTCGCCCCGCCGCTCGGAGACCCGACCGGGTGGCACGCGGGCGACTCGTCGGCCGCAGCGTCGGACGACGCGCCCGACGCGCGGGTGGTCGGTGGCTACTGGGAGCACGCGACGCTTCGACGTGCGACCGAACACGGCGTCCGGCTGTTCAACGACGGGGCCTACCACGAGAGCCACGACTGTTTCGAAGACGAGTGGTACAACTACGGGCGCGGCACCGTCGAGAGCGCCTTCCTCCACGGGATGGTCCAGGTCGCCGCCGGCGCGCACAAGCGCGTCGACTTCGAGAGCGACGCCGGGATGCGCTCGCTGTTCGAGACCGCGCTCCAGTACCTCGACGGCGTCCCGGGCGACTTCTACGGCGTCGACGTCGACGACGTGCGGGAGACGCTCCGGGCCGCGCTCGACGACCCCGCCGCGATCGACGGGTGGCAGATCCGCCTCGACGACGCGCGCCCGCCGGCGTACCCCGCGGACTACGAGTACGCGGAGCGGGTCGACGAACGGGGGTGA
- a CDS encoding HVO_2922 family protein, translating to MASDNESKPSGGLYERRIGTPTTNDEVNGYWLFGFGVLLGLAGVVLFFFTEAATTTRGIGYALAALAPIFVMLGAVIRFPLRKAGTTLGYLGTAVSVLGVVWFVSIFPEGWSTSSGDSTVIVLYGLGLGLIGLAGTVVPLLSDPVYEDYERMRSETASATAERDETSAELDATREELDETRGELDAAESELAATTEKLSETESALGSVRAETAALRESKARFELFEDAGGKPRWRLRHRNGNVIATAGQGYSSRGKAQQGLHSVRRNALGAGLLRIETPVAEAEAVADDDGPEPEDAAEPDVAIPDEDAAPESQATFELYADSADEWRFRLRHDNGNVVGDSGEGYASKSNAKRALAKLRDHVAAADYLRIDPAAFEVFRDAAGEYRWRLVHENGNVLADSGEGYASRQKAQQGLDSVRSNAGGAGLAFPDDEDAEGRAGDGESKATFEAYEDRGGKWRWRLVHDNGNLIADSGEGYASKSNATDAIERVSEYAPDATALAAGSAAFEIYEDAAEEWRWRLRHRNGNVLSDSGEGYASRSNAVEAVTRVKANAPGAETVEK from the coding sequence ATGGCAAGTGACAACGAATCAAAACCGTCCGGCGGACTGTACGAGCGCCGCATCGGCACGCCGACGACGAACGACGAGGTGAACGGCTACTGGCTGTTCGGGTTCGGCGTGTTGCTCGGACTGGCCGGCGTCGTGCTGTTCTTCTTCACCGAGGCTGCGACGACGACCCGGGGAATCGGGTACGCGCTGGCGGCGTTGGCACCGATATTCGTGATGCTCGGGGCGGTGATCCGATTCCCGCTGCGGAAGGCGGGCACCACTCTCGGGTACCTCGGCACGGCGGTCAGCGTTCTCGGCGTCGTCTGGTTCGTGAGCATCTTCCCGGAGGGCTGGTCCACCTCCTCCGGCGATTCGACCGTGATCGTGCTGTACGGCCTCGGACTGGGGCTCATCGGACTGGCGGGAACGGTCGTCCCGCTGCTCTCCGACCCCGTCTACGAGGACTACGAGCGGATGCGGAGCGAGACCGCGAGCGCGACGGCCGAGCGCGACGAGACGAGCGCGGAGCTGGACGCGACCCGAGAGGAACTGGACGAAACCCGAGGGGAACTGGACGCGGCCGAGTCCGAACTCGCCGCGACCACGGAGAAGCTGTCGGAGACCGAGTCGGCGCTCGGATCGGTCCGAGCGGAGACCGCGGCGTTACGCGAGAGCAAGGCCCGGTTCGAGCTGTTCGAGGACGCCGGTGGCAAGCCGCGCTGGCGGCTCCGCCACCGCAACGGCAACGTCATCGCGACCGCCGGACAGGGGTACAGCAGCCGCGGGAAGGCCCAGCAGGGACTCCACAGCGTGCGGCGGAACGCGCTCGGCGCGGGTCTCCTCCGGATCGAGACGCCGGTCGCGGAGGCCGAGGCGGTCGCCGACGACGACGGCCCGGAGCCGGAAGACGCCGCGGAGCCGGACGTCGCCATCCCGGACGAGGACGCCGCGCCGGAGAGTCAGGCGACCTTCGAGCTGTACGCCGACAGCGCCGACGAGTGGCGCTTCCGGCTCCGCCACGACAACGGCAACGTCGTCGGCGACTCCGGCGAGGGGTACGCCTCCAAGTCCAACGCGAAGCGCGCGCTCGCGAAGCTGCGCGACCACGTCGCGGCCGCGGACTACCTCCGGATCGACCCCGCGGCGTTCGAGGTGTTCCGCGACGCGGCCGGCGAGTACCGCTGGCGGCTCGTCCACGAGAACGGCAACGTCCTCGCCGACTCCGGCGAGGGATACGCCTCCCGGCAGAAGGCCCAGCAGGGGCTCGACAGCGTCAGGTCGAACGCCGGCGGCGCGGGCCTCGCGTTCCCCGACGACGAGGACGCCGAGGGGCGGGCGGGCGACGGCGAGAGCAAGGCGACGTTCGAGGCCTACGAGGACAGGGGCGGCAAGTGGCGCTGGCGGCTCGTCCACGACAACGGGAACCTCATCGCCGACTCCGGCGAGGGGTACGCCTCCAAGTCCAACGCGACGGACGCGATCGAACGCGTGAGCGAGTACGCGCCCGACGCGACCGCGCTCGCGGCCGGCAGTGCGGCCTTCGAGATCTACGAGGACGCCGCCGAGGAGTGGCGCTGGCGGCTCCGCCACCGCAACGGCAACGTCCTCTCCGACTCCGGCGAGGGGTACGCCTCCCGGTCGAACGCCGTCGAGGCCGTGACGAGAGTGAAGGCGAACGCGCCGGGTGCGGAGACGGTCGAGAAGTAG
- a CDS encoding glutaredoxin family protein — MSESTSTDGGEGDADDGADATVPVTLYTREDCSLCVVARETIESVAADLDGVAVDLDEVDVDTDPELAEEYGERVPYVLVDGHPAFKYEVDERDLRLKLLAAT, encoded by the coding sequence GTGAGCGAGTCGACCTCGACCGACGGCGGGGAGGGCGACGCCGACGACGGCGCGGACGCGACCGTTCCGGTCACCCTCTACACCCGCGAGGACTGTTCGCTCTGTGTCGTCGCCCGCGAGACGATCGAGTCGGTCGCCGCCGACCTCGACGGCGTCGCGGTCGACCTCGACGAGGTCGACGTCGACACTGATCCCGAACTGGCCGAGGAGTACGGCGAGCGCGTCCCGTACGTGCTGGTCGACGGCCACCCGGCGTTCAAATACGAGGTCGACGAGCGCGACCTGCGCTTGAAGCTGCTCGCGGCGACCTGA
- a CDS encoding CTP synthetase, with translation MTDQIIAVVAGPDERGLGEELAALGVAIARIDGLVTAEKLEAAGIADADLFVLTDVEEATGIPIAKELNPDVRIVTYASRSLPEFVATVADLAVDPDLLGPETVAEELLADDETEDGEPSEDETDDGEPSDDESNQ, from the coding sequence ATGACGGACCAGATAATCGCCGTCGTCGCCGGCCCGGACGAGCGCGGTCTCGGCGAGGAGCTGGCGGCGCTGGGCGTCGCGATCGCCCGCATCGACGGGCTGGTCACGGCGGAAAAGCTCGAAGCCGCCGGGATCGCCGACGCCGACCTGTTCGTCCTCACGGACGTCGAGGAGGCGACCGGAATCCCGATCGCGAAGGAGCTGAACCCCGACGTCCGGATCGTGACGTACGCGAGCCGGTCGCTGCCGGAGTTCGTCGCGACCGTCGCCGACCTCGCGGTCGACCCCGACCTGCTGGGTCCCGAGACGGTGGCCGAGGAACTGCTGGCGGACGACGAGACGGAAGACGGCGAGCCGAGCGAGGACGAGACGGACGACGGCGAGCCGAGCGACGACGAATCGAACCAGTGA
- a CDS encoding cupin domain-containing protein, with the protein MSDAVEPDPVVKRGDDVASEPVDAADGLSKAVLLDESDGAPNFAMRRFELAPGAAVPRHTNAVEHEQYVLAGEYVVGIGDEERVVSPGDALLIPAGVEHWYRNEGDEAGAFICVVPNGDDTIELVE; encoded by the coding sequence ATGAGCGACGCAGTCGAACCCGATCCGGTCGTGAAACGCGGCGACGACGTCGCGTCCGAACCCGTCGACGCCGCCGACGGCCTCTCGAAGGCCGTCCTCCTCGACGAGTCGGACGGGGCCCCGAACTTCGCCATGCGGCGGTTCGAACTCGCGCCGGGCGCTGCCGTCCCGCGCCACACCAACGCGGTCGAACACGAGCAGTACGTCCTCGCCGGCGAGTACGTCGTCGGTATCGGCGACGAGGAACGGGTGGTCTCGCCCGGTGACGCCCTGTTGATCCCCGCCGGCGTCGAACACTGGTACCGGAACGAGGGCGACGAGGCGGGCGCGTTCATCTGTGTCGTCCCCAACGGCGACGATACCATCGAACTCGTCGAGTGA
- a CDS encoding CTP synthase, whose amino-acid sequence MPADPDTGYDPSMGRKFVFVTGGVMSGLGKGITAASTGRLLANAGFDVTAVKVDPYLNVDAGTMNPYEHGEVYVLKDGGEVDLDLGNYERFLGTDMTFDHNVTTGKTYQHVIERERAGDYLGKTVQIIPHVTDDIKRRIREAAEGSDVCLVEIGGTVGDIESMPFLEALRQFAHEEDDEDILFTHVTLVPYSKNGEQKTKPTQHSVKELRSIGLQPDILVGRAEDRLEPETKEKIALFCDVPTDAVFSNPDVEDIYHVPLMVEDEGLDEYVMERLGLADEALPKAERSTEWRDLVTRDRDKEIDVALVGKYALEDAYMSIHEALKHAGIHTETEVNVLWVDADETTDRHEERLASADAVVVPGGFGSRGTDGKIEAVRYARENDVPFLGLCLGFQMAVVEHARNVLGLDGAHSAEIDPDTPHPVIDLLPDQYETEDMGGTMRLGAHETDIRADTLAARVYDADSCTERHRHRYEVNPEYIEALEADGLVFSGRADNRMEILERPDHPFFFGTQAHPEFRSRPDRASPPFVSLVEAALESTDTTERNADVRL is encoded by the coding sequence ATGCCAGCAGATCCCGACACGGGGTACGACCCCTCGATGGGTCGGAAGTTCGTGTTCGTCACGGGCGGTGTGATGTCCGGGCTGGGCAAGGGCATCACCGCCGCCAGCACCGGGCGTCTTCTCGCCAACGCGGGCTTCGACGTCACCGCCGTCAAGGTGGACCCCTACCTCAACGTCGACGCCGGGACGATGAACCCGTACGAACACGGCGAGGTGTACGTCTTAAAGGACGGCGGCGAGGTCGACCTCGATCTGGGCAACTACGAGCGCTTCCTCGGCACCGACATGACGTTCGACCACAACGTCACCACGGGGAAGACGTACCAGCACGTCATCGAGCGCGAGCGCGCCGGCGACTACCTCGGCAAGACCGTCCAGATTATCCCGCACGTCACCGACGACATCAAGCGTCGCATCCGCGAGGCGGCCGAGGGCAGCGACGTGTGTCTCGTCGAGATCGGCGGGACGGTCGGCGACATCGAGTCGATGCCGTTCCTCGAAGCGCTCCGCCAGTTCGCCCACGAGGAGGACGACGAGGACATCCTCTTCACCCACGTCACGCTCGTCCCCTACTCGAAGAACGGCGAACAGAAGACGAAACCGACCCAACACTCCGTGAAGGAACTGCGTTCGATCGGGCTTCAGCCGGACATCCTCGTCGGTCGCGCCGAGGACCGGTTAGAGCCGGAGACGAAGGAGAAGATCGCCCTGTTCTGTGACGTGCCCACCGACGCCGTCTTCTCGAACCCGGACGTCGAGGACATCTATCACGTCCCCCTGATGGTCGAAGACGAGGGGTTAGACGAGTACGTGATGGAGCGGCTCGGACTCGCCGACGAGGCGCTCCCGAAGGCGGAGCGGTCGACCGAGTGGCGGGACCTGGTCACCCGCGACCGCGACAAAGAGATCGACGTGGCGCTCGTGGGTAAGTACGCCCTCGAAGACGCGTACATGTCCATTCACGAGGCGCTGAAACACGCTGGTATCCACACCGAGACGGAGGTCAACGTGCTGTGGGTCGACGCCGACGAGACGACGGACCGCCACGAGGAGCGGCTCGCGTCCGCCGACGCCGTCGTCGTCCCCGGCGGGTTCGGCTCCCGCGGGACGGACGGGAAGATCGAGGCGGTCCGGTACGCCCGCGAGAACGACGTGCCCTTCCTCGGGCTCTGCTTAGGCTTCCAGATGGCGGTCGTCGAACACGCGCGCAACGTCCTCGGACTGGACGGCGCTCACTCCGCCGAGATCGACCCCGACACGCCCCACCCCGTCATCGACCTGCTCCCCGACCAGTACGAGACGGAGGACATGGGCGGGACGATGCGGCTCGGCGCTCACGAGACCGACATTCGGGCCGACACGCTCGCGGCGCGGGTGTACGACGCCGACTCCTGTACCGAGCGCCACCGCCACCGCTACGAGGTGAACCCCGAGTACATCGAGGCGCTGGAGGCGGACGGACTCGTCTTCTCCGGCCGCGCCGACAACCGGATGGAGATCTTAGAGCGCCCCGACCACCCGTTCTTCTTCGGGACGCAGGCGCACCCCGAGTTCCGGTCGCGCCCGGATCGTGCGAGCCCGCCGTTCGTCTCGCTCGTCGAGGCGGCGCTGGAATCGACGGACACAACCGAGCGGAACGCGGACGTGAGGCTATAG
- a CDS encoding amidohydrolase family protein has product MYVFEGGRVADADGTREADVAVADGEVVAVGDPETVAEAIDDGSDADLTRIDASGRVVAPGLIDAHVHVMMDGRPDVATAVSDSDYTASYRTASNLAAAVEAGVTTVRDLGSRGTLALDAGEAVVAGDIPGPRVLACGRNVIMTGGHGNWFGREADGPAEVRKAAREQLKAGADVLKCMATGGVLTEGAVTGAPELTPEELAAFTDAAAPTNTPTAAHAHGEEGIKNAVEAGISSVEHGTFMDREAAEMMAERGTYWVPTASALRGIVENGVEAGIPEDAVAKAEDAADRFDDAWDHALEAGVPIAMGTDAGTPFNFFGDIPEEMAHMVEYGLAPDAALEAATVNAADLLGLDDVGRVAEGYRADLVVLGSDPNADAEAWRDPDAVFARGERVE; this is encoded by the coding sequence ATGTACGTGTTCGAAGGCGGTCGCGTGGCGGACGCGGACGGGACTCGTGAGGCGGACGTCGCGGTCGCGGACGGCGAGGTCGTCGCGGTCGGCGACCCGGAAACGGTCGCGGAGGCGATCGACGACGGGTCGGACGCGGACCTCACGCGGATCGACGCGAGCGGCCGGGTGGTCGCGCCCGGGCTGATCGACGCCCACGTCCACGTGATGATGGACGGACGCCCGGACGTCGCGACCGCGGTCTCCGACAGCGACTACACGGCGAGCTACCGGACCGCGAGCAATCTGGCGGCGGCGGTCGAGGCCGGCGTCACGACCGTCCGTGACCTCGGGAGCCGGGGGACGCTCGCGCTCGACGCCGGCGAGGCGGTCGTCGCCGGCGACATCCCCGGGCCGCGCGTGCTCGCGTGCGGCCGCAACGTGATCATGACCGGCGGCCACGGCAACTGGTTCGGGCGCGAGGCCGACGGTCCCGCGGAGGTGCGGAAGGCGGCCCGCGAGCAGCTGAAGGCGGGCGCTGACGTGCTCAAGTGTATGGCCACCGGCGGCGTCCTCACCGAGGGCGCGGTGACGGGCGCACCGGAACTCACACCCGAGGAACTCGCGGCGTTCACCGACGCGGCCGCCCCCACGAACACCCCGACCGCGGCCCACGCCCACGGCGAGGAGGGGATCAAGAACGCGGTCGAGGCCGGCATCTCCAGCGTCGAACACGGGACGTTCATGGACCGGGAGGCGGCCGAGATGATGGCCGAGCGCGGCACCTACTGGGTGCCGACCGCGAGCGCGCTCCGCGGCATCGTCGAGAACGGCGTCGAGGCCGGCATCCCCGAAGACGCCGTCGCGAAGGCCGAGGACGCCGCGGACCGCTTCGACGACGCCTGGGACCACGCGCTGGAGGCCGGCGTCCCCATCGCGATGGGGACCGACGCGGGCACGCCGTTCAACTTCTTCGGTGACATTCCCGAGGAGATGGCGCACATGGTCGAGTACGGTCTCGCCCCCGACGCGGCCCTCGAAGCCGCCACCGTCAACGCCGCCGACCTGCTCGGACTCGACGACGTGGGGCGCGTCGCCGAGGGATATCGGGCGGATCTGGTCGTCCTCGGTTCCGACCCCAACGCCGACGCCGAGGCGTGGCGGGACCCCGACGCGGTGTTCGCGCGCGGCGAGCGCGTAGAATAG
- a CDS encoding PAS domain-containing sensor histidine kinase, whose protein sequence is MKSAPESTPIDHAESIVNALGDGAYVLDADRNRVFVNDRLREVTGFDEAVLHGVHPERLVEAGYWSEETGDRYRAAIDRVLSGETDDERVQLTTTLGDGSEVTTETRLTPIERGGEIVGAVGVIRDVTDRVERERELERLNERLERLAGFLSHDLRNPLSVARGYVDLARETGSTERLAAAEEALDRIESMIGEALVMARDPAEIDTEDAAVDLDDLAADCLESGDFGDRPADAEIVVEDSGPVTGDPTLLRRAVGNLIGNAFDHASDASTVRIGVDDRGLYVADDGPGLPDDEREREELTEFGVSRGGGTGIGLAIVERVAAAHGWTLEIGESADGGFRATLVGAEPTR, encoded by the coding sequence ATGAAGTCCGCGCCGGAGTCGACGCCGATCGACCACGCCGAGTCGATCGTGAACGCGCTCGGCGACGGCGCGTACGTCCTCGACGCCGACCGGAACCGCGTGTTCGTCAACGACCGCCTCCGCGAGGTGACCGGGTTCGACGAGGCGGTCCTCCACGGGGTACACCCGGAGCGGCTCGTCGAGGCGGGGTACTGGAGCGAGGAGACGGGCGACCGCTACCGGGCGGCGATCGACCGCGTCCTCTCGGGAGAGACCGACGACGAGCGGGTCCAACTCACGACGACGCTCGGGGACGGCAGCGAGGTGACCACCGAGACGCGGCTGACGCCGATCGAGCGCGGCGGCGAGATCGTCGGCGCGGTCGGCGTCATCCGCGACGTGACGGACCGGGTCGAACGCGAGCGGGAGTTAGAGCGGCTCAACGAGCGGCTCGAACGCCTCGCCGGGTTCCTCTCGCACGACCTGCGGAACCCGCTGTCGGTCGCCCGCGGCTACGTCGACCTCGCGCGCGAGACGGGCAGCACGGAGCGGCTGGCGGCCGCCGAGGAGGCGCTCGACCGGATCGAGTCGATGATCGGCGAGGCGCTCGTGATGGCCCGCGACCCGGCCGAGATCGACACCGAAGACGCCGCCGTCGATCTCGACGACCTCGCGGCCGACTGCCTGGAGTCCGGCGACTTCGGGGATCGACCGGCCGACGCCGAGATCGTCGTCGAAGACTCGGGGCCGGTCACGGGCGACCCGACGCTGCTCCGGCGCGCGGTCGGGAACCTGATCGGCAACGCCTTCGACCACGCTAGCGACGCATCGACGGTCCGAATCGGCGTCGACGACCGCGGGCTGTACGTCGCCGACGACGGACCGGGGCTCCCGGACGACGAGCGCGAGCGCGAGGAACTGACAGAGTTCGGTGTCTCCCGCGGGGGCGGCACCGGGATCGGACTCGCCATCGTCGAGCGCGTCGCGGCCGCGCACGGCTGGACCCTGGAGATCGGCGAATCCGCCGACGGCGGGTTCCGAGCGACGCTGGTCGGCGCGGAACCGACGAGATAA
- a CDS encoding succinylglutamate desuccinylase/aspartoacylase family protein, with the protein MEVHDLGDGEPEVAVVGAIHGDEPCGARAVERLLDADLDPERPVRLIVANEAALSADERYLDADLNRSFPGNPDAEAHEVRLAADLLDALEGCTTLAIHSTQSYAEPFAVIDSMDEVTRAVAPHLPVDAVIQTDAFTEGRLIEHPHTLEVEAGLQGSETAADNAYWLARAFLAATGAISAPGADDVLDAGGREDVSVFRLRERIPKPAADTYEVFAHNFERVESGERFAAADGEPLLADEPFYPVLLSPNGYRDQFGYVADRVGTLE; encoded by the coding sequence ATGGAAGTTCACGATCTGGGCGACGGGGAGCCTGAGGTCGCCGTCGTCGGCGCGATCCACGGCGACGAGCCCTGCGGCGCTCGCGCCGTCGAGCGCCTGCTCGACGCCGACCTCGATCCCGAGCGCCCGGTGCGGCTGATCGTCGCCAACGAGGCGGCGCTGTCGGCCGACGAGCGCTACCTCGACGCCGACCTCAACCGGTCGTTCCCCGGAAACCCCGATGCGGAGGCCCACGAGGTGCGGCTCGCGGCCGACCTGCTCGACGCGTTAGAGGGTTGTACGACCCTCGCGATCCACTCGACGCAGTCGTACGCGGAGCCGTTCGCGGTCATCGACTCGATGGACGAGGTGACCCGCGCCGTCGCGCCGCACCTGCCGGTCGACGCCGTTATCCAGACCGACGCGTTCACCGAGGGCCGACTCATCGAACACCCGCACACGCTCGAAGTGGAGGCCGGCCTCCAGGGCTCTGAGACCGCCGCCGACAACGCCTACTGGCTCGCCCGCGCGTTCCTCGCCGCGACCGGGGCAATCTCCGCACCGGGTGCCGACGACGTGCTGGACGCCGGCGGTCGCGAGGACGTCTCGGTGTTCCGGCTCCGCGAGCGGATCCCCAAGCCCGCCGCCGACACCTACGAGGTGTTCGCGCACAACTTCGAGCGCGTCGAGTCCGGCGAGCGGTTCGCGGCCGCCGACGGCGAACCCCTGCTGGCCGACGAGCCGTTCTACCCCGTGTTGCTGTCGCCGAACGGCTACCGCGACCAGTTCGGCTACGTCGCCGACCGCGTCGGCACGCTGGAGTAG
- a CDS encoding CBS domain-containing protein, producing the protein MRGIKIGSAFGIPIRLNWTFLIVLPLFAYLIGQQVGSIVDVMNETAGLGIDAAVLASGPAPWLLGLAAAVGLFVGVLLHEFGHSLVAMRYGYEIESITLWLLGGLASFTEFPEDWKHEFWIAIAGPLVSVAVGIACYGVVFALPAGAGASVGVNAALFVFGYLALLNVVLAVFNMLPAFPMDGGRVLRALLARNQPHAQATQRAASVGKIFAFLMGIIGLLTFQLLLIVLAFFVYVAASGEAQQTTLRAAFEDVTVGDVMTRREDLHTVTEDTSVADLMSRMFEERHTGYPVLDGDELVGMVTLEDARSVREVERDAYHVDDVMATDLVAAAPEADALTALQTMQESGVGRLPVVDADGDLVGLISRSDLMTAFNIIQTGGTPRVIGGRRRVDDEPGIL; encoded by the coding sequence ATGCGAGGAATCAAGATCGGGAGCGCCTTCGGCATCCCGATCAGGCTCAACTGGACGTTTCTGATAGTCTTACCGCTGTTCGCGTACCTCATCGGGCAACAGGTCGGGTCGATCGTCGACGTGATGAACGAGACCGCGGGGCTCGGGATCGACGCGGCCGTGCTCGCGTCGGGGCCCGCGCCGTGGCTGCTCGGCTTGGCGGCCGCGGTGGGGCTGTTCGTCGGGGTGTTGCTCCACGAGTTCGGGCACTCGCTGGTCGCGATGCGGTACGGCTACGAGATCGAGTCGATCACCCTGTGGCTGCTCGGCGGGCTGGCCAGCTTCACGGAGTTCCCCGAGGACTGGAAACACGAGTTCTGGATCGCGATCGCCGGCCCGCTCGTCAGCGTCGCGGTCGGGATCGCGTGTTACGGGGTCGTCTTCGCCCTGCCCGCCGGGGCGGGGGCCTCCGTCGGCGTGAACGCCGCCCTCTTCGTCTTCGGCTACCTCGCGCTGTTGAACGTCGTCCTCGCCGTCTTCAACATGCTCCCGGCGTTCCCGATGGACGGGGGGCGCGTCCTCCGGGCGCTCCTCGCGCGGAACCAGCCGCACGCGCAGGCGACCCAGCGGGCCGCCTCCGTGGGGAAGATCTTCGCGTTCCTGATGGGGATCATCGGACTGTTGACCTTCCAGCTGCTGCTCATCGTCCTCGCCTTCTTCGTCTACGTCGCCGCCTCCGGCGAGGCCCAGCAGACGACGCTGAGGGCCGCGTTCGAGGACGTCACCGTCGGCGACGTGATGACGCGCCGCGAAGACCTCCACACGGTGACCGAGGACACCTCCGTGGCCGACCTGATGAGCCGGATGTTCGAGGAGCGACACACCGGCTACCCCGTCCTCGACGGCGACGAACTCGTCGGGATGGTCACCCTCGAAGACGCGCGGTCGGTCCGCGAGGTCGAGCGCGACGCCTACCACGTCGACGACGTGATGGCGACCGACCTCGTCGCCGCCGCGCCCGAGGCCGACGCGCTGACCGCGCTTCAGACGATGCAAGAGAGCGGGGTGGGTCGGCTCCCCGTGGTCGACGCCGACGGCGACCTCGTCGGCCTCATCTCGCGGTCCGACCTGATGACCGCGTTCAACATCATCCAGACCGGCGGCACGCCGCGGGTCATCGGCGGCCGTCGGCGGGTCGACGACGAGCCGGGAATCCTGTAG